In the genome of Pseudomonas sp. HS6, one region contains:
- a CDS encoding LysR family transcriptional regulator, with amino-acid sequence MTIKQMRAFLAVAQSLSFAVACERLHLSQSALSLTIKALEEGLGGRLFSRNTRNVALTPEGESLLPLARRLIADWDNAEDEMRQRFSLQRGRVTLAAMPSFAGNLLPPILKTFRARYPNVNVTVNDVINEQVLEMVRDRQVELGVAFEPMQNTSLTFTPLYKDRFVAVVPQDSPLALRTDIDWQTLLQEPFITLQRPSTVRVMLEEHLQARGMKLPVEFESHQLATVGRMVASGLGVSAVPALCAEQMRELGARCLTLHEPVVERAIGVLTDPGNELSAAAQALFDILKAEDLGRL; translated from the coding sequence ATGACCATCAAGCAGATGCGCGCCTTTCTCGCCGTGGCCCAGAGCCTGAGTTTTGCCGTGGCCTGCGAGCGCCTGCACCTGTCGCAATCGGCGCTGAGCCTGACCATCAAGGCGCTGGAGGAGGGGCTGGGCGGGCGTCTGTTCAGCCGCAATACGCGCAATGTGGCGCTGACCCCGGAAGGCGAATCCCTGCTGCCACTGGCCCGGCGCCTGATCGCCGATTGGGACAACGCCGAAGACGAAATGCGCCAGCGCTTCAGCCTGCAACGCGGGCGAGTGACGCTGGCGGCGATGCCGTCGTTTGCCGGCAATCTGCTGCCGCCGATCCTCAAGACCTTCCGTGCGCGTTATCCGAACGTCAACGTGACGGTTAACGACGTGATCAACGAGCAAGTGCTGGAAATGGTCCGCGACCGTCAGGTGGAGCTCGGCGTGGCGTTCGAGCCGATGCAGAACACCTCGCTGACCTTCACACCTCTTTATAAGGATCGCTTCGTCGCGGTGGTGCCACAGGATTCACCCCTGGCCCTGCGCACCGACATCGACTGGCAGACCTTGTTGCAGGAACCGTTCATCACCCTGCAACGACCGTCCACGGTTCGGGTGATGCTTGAGGAGCACTTGCAGGCCCGGGGCATGAAACTGCCGGTGGAGTTTGAAAGCCATCAACTGGCGACGGTCGGGCGGATGGTTGCCAGCGGGCTGGGGGTGAGTGCGGTGCCGGCGTTGTGTGCCGAGCAGATGAGGGAGTTGGGCGCGCGGTGTCTGACGTTGCATGAACCGGTGGTAGAGCGGGCGATTGGCGTGTTGACTGATCCGGGGAATGAGTTGTCGGCGGCGGCGCAGGCGCTTTTTGACATTCTCAAGGCTGAGGATTTGGGTCGTCTCTGA
- a CDS encoding class I SAM-dependent methyltransferase, which translates to MDEARLNEFMGKLVNDMGGAAMLANVIVGEELGLYKAMADSQPISPETLAEKTACNTRLVREWLSAHAASGYMEHLDGKFRLPEEQAMALAKEDSPVYVAGGLGVVASFFHDKDKLVKAMRGNGALPWGDHHPCMFTGTERFFRPGYKGHLIAEWLPALEGVVAKLEDGAKVADVGCGHGASTVIMAQAYPNSRFVGFDYHAPSVTVATQRAEEGGVSSRAKFFQGSAKSFPGDDYDLICYFDCLHDMGDPVGAARHAYDCLKDDGTVLLVEPFANDALDDNINPVGRLFYAASTFICTPNSLSQEVGLGLGAQAGEMRLRKVFSEAGFKQFRRATQTPFNLILEARK; encoded by the coding sequence ATGGACGAGGCCAGACTCAACGAGTTCATGGGCAAACTGGTCAACGACATGGGCGGCGCGGCGATGCTGGCCAATGTCATCGTCGGCGAAGAACTTGGCTTGTATAAAGCCATGGCCGACAGCCAGCCGATCTCCCCGGAAACCCTCGCCGAAAAAACCGCCTGCAACACTCGACTGGTCCGCGAATGGCTGAGCGCCCACGCGGCTTCCGGCTACATGGAACACCTGGACGGCAAATTCCGCCTGCCGGAAGAACAGGCGATGGCCCTAGCCAAGGAAGATTCGCCGGTCTACGTGGCCGGCGGTCTCGGCGTGGTGGCGTCGTTTTTCCACGACAAGGACAAACTGGTCAAAGCCATGCGCGGCAATGGCGCCCTGCCCTGGGGTGATCACCATCCGTGCATGTTCACCGGCACCGAGCGTTTCTTCCGCCCCGGCTACAAAGGGCACTTGATCGCCGAATGGCTGCCGGCGCTGGAGGGCGTTGTGGCTAAACTGGAAGACGGCGCCAAGGTTGCCGATGTCGGCTGCGGTCATGGCGCTTCCACGGTGATCATGGCCCAGGCCTATCCCAACTCGCGTTTCGTCGGATTCGACTACCACGCCCCTTCGGTCACCGTTGCCACCCAGCGGGCTGAAGAAGGCGGGGTCAGCAGCCGCGCAAAGTTTTTCCAGGGCTCGGCAAAAAGCTTTCCCGGCGATGACTACGACCTGATCTGCTATTTCGATTGCCTGCACGATATGGGCGACCCGGTCGGCGCAGCGAGGCACGCCTACGACTGCCTGAAGGACGACGGCACGGTGTTGCTGGTTGAACCCTTTGCCAACGATGCGCTGGACGACAATATCAACCCGGTCGGGCGCCTGTTCTATGCGGCATCGACGTTCATTTGCACACCGAACTCGCTGTCCCAGGAAGTGGGCCTGGGGCTCGGTGCGCAGGCCGGCGAGATGCGCTTGCGCAAAGTGTTCAGCGAAGCCGGGTTCAAGCAGTTCCGGCGGGCGACGCAGACGCCGTTCAACCTGATTCTGGAGGCACGCAAGTAA
- a CDS encoding HAMP domain-containing sensor histidine kinase: MTFALHWPRTLASRLSLIFLIGLLLAQALSFGAQYYERYESAKNTMLGNLETDVSTSIAILDRLPADERPMWLERLARNNYGYLLSEGEPGTPIGPSDVPIAVTSITDAIGEAYPLTFTDIPGPKKHFQGHLRLSDGSPVTIDVRPSMVPLSPWLPVVLLGQLALMIACTWLAVRIAIRPLTRLANAVETLDPNAHPINLDEKGPNEVAYAARAFNTMQARIAAYLKERMQLLAAISHDLQTPITRMKLRAEFMDDSAEKDKLWNDLGEMEHLVREGVAYARSIHGSTEESRRTNLDSFLDSLVFDYQDMGKEVQLSGKSEAVIDTRPHALRRVLVNLTDNALKFAGAAELLVERQSNGLSIKVMDRGPGIAEEELAQVMEPFYRVENSRNRSTGGTGLGLAIAQQLAMALGGSLSLSNRDGGGLCAELKLPLHT, translated from the coding sequence ATGACGTTTGCCCTGCACTGGCCGCGTACCCTGGCCTCACGGTTGTCGCTGATTTTCCTGATCGGTTTGCTGCTGGCGCAGGCGCTGTCGTTCGGTGCGCAGTATTACGAGCGCTATGAAAGCGCGAAGAACACCATGCTTGGCAACCTGGAAACCGACGTCTCGACCTCGATTGCAATCCTCGACCGCTTGCCCGCCGACGAACGCCCGATGTGGCTCGAACGCCTGGCCCGGAACAACTACGGTTACCTGCTGAGCGAAGGCGAACCGGGCACGCCGATCGGCCCGAGCGATGTGCCGATTGCAGTGACCTCGATCACCGATGCCATCGGCGAAGCCTACCCACTGACCTTTACCGACATTCCCGGACCGAAAAAGCACTTTCAGGGCCATTTGCGCCTGAGCGACGGCAGCCCGGTGACCATCGACGTGCGACCTTCGATGGTGCCGCTGTCGCCGTGGTTACCGGTGGTATTGCTCGGGCAACTGGCGCTGATGATTGCCTGCACCTGGCTGGCAGTGCGCATCGCCATCCGCCCGCTGACCCGACTGGCCAACGCGGTGGAAACCCTCGACCCCAACGCTCACCCGATCAATCTCGACGAAAAAGGCCCGAACGAGGTGGCCTACGCCGCCCGTGCGTTCAACACCATGCAGGCGCGGATCGCCGCGTACCTGAAAGAACGCATGCAGTTGTTGGCGGCGATTTCCCATGACCTGCAAACCCCGATCACCCGGATGAAACTGCGCGCGGAGTTCATGGACGATTCGGCGGAAAAGGACAAACTGTGGAACGACCTCGGCGAGATGGAGCATCTGGTGCGTGAAGGCGTGGCCTATGCCCGCAGCATCCACGGTTCGACCGAGGAAAGTCGGCGCACCAATCTGGATTCATTCCTCGACAGCCTGGTGTTTGACTATCAGGACATGGGCAAAGAGGTGCAACTGAGTGGCAAGAGTGAAGCGGTGATCGACACCCGCCCCCATGCCCTGCGCCGGGTGCTGGTCAACCTGACCGACAACGCGCTGAAGTTTGCCGGTGCTGCCGAACTATTGGTCGAACGCCAAAGCAACGGCCTCTCGATCAAAGTCATGGATCGAGGCCCTGGCATTGCTGAAGAAGAGCTGGCCCAGGTGATGGAGCCGTTCTACCGCGTGGAAAACTCGCGCAACCGCAGCACTGGGGGCACTGGCCTCGGTCTGGCGATTGCGCAGCAACTGGCGATGGCGCTGGGTGGTTCGCTGAGTTTGAGCAACCGTGACGGTGGCGGGTTATGTGCTGAACTGAAGCTGCCCCTACACACCTGA
- a CDS encoding DUF692 domain-containing protein — protein sequence MQTPHPTLQASVGLGLRRGLMKDLQAARTSDFDFLEVAPENWIGVGGAHGAALRELAERYPLSCHGLSLSLGGSAPLDVDFLREVRVFLDHYNVPLYSEHLSYCSDDGHLYDLLPLPFTEEAVRHVAARIRQAQDILDRRLAVENVSYYAAPRQDMDEVTFTNAVLREADCDLLLDVNNVYVNSINHGFDPRTFLAGIEPGRVVGMHVAGHFDESDTLKIDTHGASVKPVVWSLLADAYARFGAQPTLLERDFNFPAFSELVAELQTIRRLQSQGGQRG from the coding sequence ATGCAGACTCCCCACCCCACCTTGCAGGCCAGCGTCGGGCTCGGCTTGCGTCGCGGCTTGATGAAGGACCTTCAAGCCGCCCGCACCAGTGATTTTGACTTTCTCGAAGTCGCCCCGGAAAACTGGATCGGCGTCGGCGGTGCCCACGGTGCCGCGCTGCGTGAACTGGCCGAGCGTTATCCGTTGTCCTGCCACGGTTTGTCGTTGTCGCTCGGCGGTTCGGCGCCGCTGGACGTCGATTTCCTTCGGGAAGTCCGGGTGTTTCTCGATCATTACAACGTGCCGCTGTACAGCGAACACCTGAGCTACTGCAGCGATGACGGCCATCTCTACGACCTGCTGCCGTTGCCGTTCACTGAAGAAGCCGTGCGCCACGTGGCGGCGCGGATCCGTCAGGCTCAGGACATCCTCGACCGGCGTCTGGCAGTGGAAAACGTTTCCTATTACGCCGCGCCCCGGCAGGACATGGACGAGGTGACGTTCACCAATGCCGTGCTGCGCGAGGCCGATTGCGACTTGCTGCTCGATGTGAACAACGTCTACGTCAACTCGATCAACCACGGTTTCGATCCGCGGACGTTTCTGGCCGGGATCGAACCGGGGCGGGTGGTCGGGATGCACGTGGCCGGGCATTTCGACGAGTCCGACACGCTGAAAATCGACACCCACGGCGCCTCGGTGAAACCCGTGGTCTGGTCGCTGCTGGCAGACGCCTACGCGCGATTCGGTGCCCAGCCGACCTTGCTCGAGCGCGACTTCAACTTCCCGGCCTTCTCCGAGTTGGTGGCGGAGTTGCAGACCATTCGCCGCTTGCAGAGTCAGGGAGGCCAACGTGGATAA
- a CDS encoding CoA transferase subunit A, with protein MAGFDKRVYSYEEAMAGLEDGMTVIAGGFGLCGIPENLIAEIKRKGTRDLTVVSNNCGVDGFGLGVLLTDRQIRKVVASYVGENKLFEEQLLKGDIEVVLTPQGTLAEKMRAGGAGIPAFFTATGVGTPVAEGKEVREFHGRKYLMEESITGDFAIVKGWKADHFGNVIYRHTAQNFNPLAATAGKITVVEVEEIVEPGELDPAHIHTPGIYVDRVICGTFEKRIEQRTIRK; from the coding sequence ATGGCAGGTTTCGACAAGCGCGTGTATTCCTACGAGGAAGCCATGGCAGGTCTTGAAGACGGCATGACCGTGATCGCCGGCGGCTTCGGCCTGTGCGGCATTCCGGAAAACCTGATCGCCGAGATCAAGCGCAAAGGCACCCGCGACCTCACCGTCGTCTCCAACAACTGCGGCGTCGATGGTTTCGGCCTCGGCGTGCTGTTGACCGACCGCCAGATCCGCAAGGTGGTCGCCTCCTACGTCGGCGAAAACAAACTGTTCGAAGAGCAACTGCTCAAAGGCGACATCGAAGTCGTCCTGACCCCTCAAGGCACCCTCGCCGAAAAAATGCGCGCAGGCGGCGCCGGCATTCCGGCGTTCTTCACTGCGACTGGCGTCGGCACCCCGGTCGCCGAAGGCAAGGAAGTGCGTGAGTTCCACGGTCGCAAGTACCTGATGGAAGAGTCCATCACCGGAGACTTCGCCATCGTCAAAGGCTGGAAAGCCGACCACTTCGGCAATGTCATCTACCGCCACACCGCCCAGAACTTCAACCCGCTGGCCGCCACCGCCGGCAAGATCACCGTGGTCGAAGTCGAAGAAATCGTCGAACCCGGCGAACTGGATCCGGCACACATCCACACGCCCGGCATCTACGTCGACCGGGTCATTTGCGGCACGTTCGAAAAACGCATCGAACAACGCACCATCCGCAAATAA
- a CDS encoding NAD-dependent protein deacetylase, which produces MLDRPLDEHLDYLQQAMADGDFVVLTGAGISTPSGIPDYRDTNGVRRGRQPMMYQEFLSAPESRRRYWARAMLGWPRVRQAQPNAAHEALASLQSHGRIGGLITQNVDTLHDQAGSHDVIELHGSLHRVLCLDCGQRSERDSIQQLMETQNPYLAGVDAVQAPDGDTLLDPAFEARFQVPHCPHCEGERMKPDVVFFGENVAQPTAARAMAAAENAAGMLVIGSSLMAYSAFRLCRVIADRGKPLIAINLGKTRADELLDLKIEASCEALLPLLAQAMKG; this is translated from the coding sequence ATGCTCGACCGCCCCCTCGACGAACATCTCGATTACCTGCAACAGGCCATGGCCGACGGTGATTTCGTGGTCCTGACCGGCGCCGGTATCAGCACGCCGTCGGGCATCCCCGATTACCGCGATACCAACGGCGTACGCCGGGGCCGGCAGCCGATGATGTATCAGGAATTTCTGTCGGCCCCCGAGTCGCGTCGCCGCTACTGGGCCCGAGCGATGCTCGGCTGGCCCCGTGTGCGTCAGGCCCAGCCGAATGCGGCTCACGAGGCTCTGGCCAGCCTGCAAAGCCACGGCCGGATCGGCGGCCTGATCACCCAGAATGTCGATACCTTGCACGATCAGGCCGGCAGCCACGATGTCATCGAACTGCACGGCAGCCTGCATCGGGTGCTGTGTCTGGATTGTGGTCAGCGCAGCGAGCGGGATTCGATTCAGCAATTGATGGAGACGCAGAATCCGTATCTGGCGGGTGTCGATGCCGTGCAGGCGCCGGACGGCGATACCTTGCTCGACCCGGCCTTCGAGGCACGTTTCCAGGTGCCGCATTGTCCGCATTGCGAAGGCGAACGGATGAAGCCGGATGTGGTGTTTTTTGGTGAGAACGTGGCGCAACCTACGGCAGCCCGGGCCATGGCGGCGGCGGAGAATGCCGCCGGGATGCTGGTGATTGGCTCGTCGTTGATGGCGTATTCGGCGTTTCGCTTGTGCCGGGTGATCGCGGATCGGGGCAAGCCGTTGATTGCGATCAATCTGGGGAAGACCCGGGCGGATGAGTTGCTCGATTTGAAGATTGAGGCGTCTTGTGAGGCGTTGTTGCCGCTGTTGGCTCAGGCGATGAAGGGTTGA
- a CDS encoding CoA transferase subunit B: protein MALTREQMAQRVAREMQDGYYVNLGIGIPTLVANYIPEGMEVMLQSENGLLGMGPFPTEDTIDADMINAGKQTVTARIGASIFSSAESFAMIRGGHVDLTVLGAFEVDVQGNIASWMIPGKLVKGMGGAMDLVAGADNIIVIMTHASKDGESKLLSQCSLPLTGAGCIKRVLTDLAYLEIENGAFVLKERAPGVSVEEIVAKTAGKLIVPDHVPEMQFAAE from the coding sequence ATGGCACTTACCCGCGAACAAATGGCTCAACGCGTCGCCCGAGAAATGCAGGACGGCTACTACGTGAACCTCGGTATCGGCATCCCGACCCTGGTCGCCAACTACATCCCCGAAGGCATGGAAGTCATGCTGCAATCGGAAAACGGTCTGCTCGGCATGGGCCCGTTTCCGACTGAAGACACCATCGATGCCGACATGATCAACGCCGGCAAACAGACTGTGACCGCGCGTATCGGCGCTTCGATTTTTTCCTCGGCCGAGTCCTTCGCGATGATCCGCGGCGGTCACGTCGACCTGACTGTGCTGGGCGCCTTCGAAGTGGACGTGCAAGGCAACATCGCCTCGTGGATGATCCCCGGCAAACTGGTCAAGGGCATGGGCGGCGCGATGGACCTGGTGGCCGGTGCCGACAACATCATCGTCATCATGACCCACGCCTCCAAGGACGGTGAGTCCAAGTTGCTGAGCCAGTGCAGCCTGCCGCTGACCGGCGCCGGTTGCATCAAGCGCGTGCTGACTGACCTGGCGTACCTGGAAATCGAAAATGGCGCTTTTGTCCTCAAGGAACGCGCACCTGGCGTCAGCGTCGAGGAAATCGTCGCCAAAACCGCTGGTAAACTGATCGTCCCGGATCACGTACCGGAAATGCAGTTCGCTGCCGAGTGA
- a CDS encoding DUF2063 domain-containing protein: protein MDNLEQQERALTRYLRDPVNEMPPADMNAARVNVYRDLVFNNVSQLLGGTFPVLIRIIGQERWRTLIRGFLRDYRAQTPKFGEIAEEFVGYLASEPAVLSAGEWPAFLVELAHYEWVEMVLQQSDAEPLPASDPAWLLERPLQVTALAWPLAYVWPVQILSPEHQPNTPPAQPTLLLVRRAVDFSVKFSELSPLAWRLLQRIGDFPLLNGREQLEGLAMEAGLSGPASFMDSGLALLRQMHEDGVIGIN, encoded by the coding sequence GTGGATAACCTTGAGCAGCAAGAGCGGGCGCTGACGCGCTACCTGCGCGATCCTGTGAACGAGATGCCCCCGGCCGATATGAACGCGGCGCGAGTAAATGTTTATCGCGATCTGGTGTTCAACAATGTCTCGCAACTGTTGGGCGGAACGTTTCCGGTGCTGATCCGGATCATTGGCCAGGAACGCTGGCGCACTCTGATTCGCGGCTTTCTGCGGGACTACCGGGCGCAGACACCGAAATTCGGTGAGATTGCCGAGGAGTTTGTCGGTTACCTCGCCTCGGAGCCCGCCGTGTTGAGCGCGGGTGAGTGGCCGGCGTTTCTGGTGGAGCTGGCGCATTACGAGTGGGTGGAAATGGTGTTGCAGCAGTCCGATGCCGAACCGTTGCCGGCAAGTGATCCCGCGTGGCTGCTGGAGCGGCCATTGCAGGTTACGGCACTGGCATGGCCATTGGCGTATGTGTGGCCGGTGCAGATCCTCAGCCCTGAGCATCAACCGAATACGCCACCGGCCCAGCCGACCTTGCTGCTGGTGCGGCGTGCGGTGGATTTCAGTGTGAAGTTTTCCGAGTTGAGTCCGTTGGCGTGGCGGTTGTTGCAGCGGATTGGCGATTTCCCGTTGCTGAATGGTCGTGAGCAACTGGAAGGGCTGGCGATGGAGGCGGGCTTATCAGGACCGGCATCGTTCATGGACAGCGGTCTGGCCTTGTTGCGGCAGATGCATGAAGACGGTGTGATCGGAATCAACTGA
- a CDS encoding response regulator encodes MDHVDHILIVDDDREIRELVGNYLKKNGLRTTVVADGRQMRSFLEANTVDLIVLDIMMPGDDGLLLCRELRAGKHKATPVLMLTARNDETDRIIGLEMGADDYLTKPFAARELLARINAVLRRTRMLPPNLVVTESGRLLAFGRWQLDTSARHLLDTDGTMVALSGAEYRLLRVFLDHPQRVLSRDQLLNLTQGRDADLFDRSIDLLVSRLRQRLLDDAREPAYIKTVRSEGYVFSLPVEILGAPA; translated from the coding sequence ATGGATCATGTCGATCACATTCTCATCGTCGACGACGACCGCGAGATCCGCGAACTGGTTGGCAATTACCTGAAGAAGAACGGCCTTCGCACCACCGTGGTCGCGGATGGCCGACAGATGCGCAGCTTTCTGGAAGCCAACACCGTCGACCTGATCGTGCTCGACATCATGATGCCCGGCGATGACGGCCTGCTGCTGTGCCGCGAACTGCGCGCCGGTAAACACAAGGCCACACCGGTCTTGATGCTCACCGCCCGCAATGACGAAACCGACCGCATCATCGGCCTGGAAATGGGCGCCGACGACTACCTGACCAAGCCTTTCGCCGCTCGTGAACTGCTGGCGCGGATCAACGCGGTGCTGCGCCGCACACGGATGCTGCCGCCCAATCTGGTGGTCACCGAAAGCGGCCGTTTGCTGGCCTTCGGTCGCTGGCAGCTCGACACCTCGGCCCGCCATCTGCTGGACACCGACGGCACCATGGTCGCCCTGAGCGGTGCGGAATATCGCTTGCTGCGGGTGTTCCTCGATCATCCGCAACGGGTGCTGAGCCGCGATCAGTTGCTCAACCTGACCCAGGGCCGCGACGCCGATCTGTTCGATCGCTCCATCGATCTGCTGGTCAGCCGCTTGCGCCAGCGTCTGCTGGACGACGCCCGCGAACCGGCCTACATCAAGACCGTGCGCAGTGAAGGTTATGTGTTCTCGCTACCGGTCGAAATCCTCGGAGCCCCCGCATGA
- a CDS encoding DUF2790 domain-containing protein: MKNKSVIAACLFAALNICTLSARAEAVAAPQTYTYGTHLDIQKVISMKEDKSMTCGIVDARMTYLDSAGQTRVLDYSKFADGCDNQN; this comes from the coding sequence ATGAAAAACAAATCCGTTATCGCCGCCTGCCTGTTTGCCGCCCTGAACATCTGCACCCTGTCGGCCCGCGCCGAAGCGGTTGCCGCTCCGCAAACCTACACCTACGGCACGCATCTGGACATCCAGAAAGTGATCTCGATGAAAGAAGACAAATCGATGACCTGCGGCATCGTCGACGCCCGCATGACCTACCTCGATTCGGCCGGCCAGACCCGCGTGCTCGACTACAGCAAATTCGCCGACGGCTGCGACAACCAGAACTGA